The proteins below are encoded in one region of Scomber japonicus isolate fScoJap1 chromosome 2, fScoJap1.pri, whole genome shotgun sequence:
- the abcc10 gene encoding ATP-binding cassette sub-family C member 10 isoform X3, with product MRDFWPAALVSGLCHTDQQDPLPVWQDGQVSPCFNQLVLGALPHAGMAVFSACYLGVARLFQTSPPCGWTLRLVCALMAALLFTADVILVSLLQQGDMYLDILADSCAILAWLVHFSAITVLQKTAFRRTRGPSLLLLLVLLSIPNLVFSLLFYCNNKEYLNLSDLLRFIRFVLTSVRTLPLLVYLLAFVFPCISDAGYTLYINAVDGSPLLPESSQLDTGEMVAEDGSSCVSRLFYLWLTPLLRRGQRGELDRPADVYHLPRKLRTSVICRYFHQCWEACRRGAAVQSGQDQWPRPVSSSLLNGSWSSHYQEEPLELEGDVRLLRVLHKAFGLRYYLLGLLKLVVNLLSFAGPLLLSSLVNFMEEEGAPVSRGVWCAVGLFAATLLSSILRNIFVFEVSKVALSARAALISAIYSKALRVSSSSLAGFALGEVVNLMSTDSDRVMNFFNSFHELWTLPFTFSITLYLLYLQVGVAFLGGLGVALLLVPFNKFLASRILSNNKHMLRYKDIRVKLMTEILFGIRVIKFYNWEPHFTQKVADCRKQELSHLKALKYYDAMCVYTWAALPVVISILTFVTYVLLGHQLTAAKVFTTLALVGMLIFPLNSFPWVINGILEAKVSLDRIQRFFNLTNQDLQAYYALVSPEDSQTSVLLNQGKFSWQQLDENKERETDSGAAKGSLQLHNLNLHITKGSLVVVVGKVGCGKSSLLAALTGELNRLSGVVYVADRECGFGLAAQEPWIQHASVRDNILFGKDYDPSFYQAVIDACALSDDLNVLPNGDRTKVGENGVTLSGGQKARVALARAVYMDKDIYLLDDPLAAVDSDVAEHLMQKCIVELLRGKTRVLCTHRVEFVDKADSVILMENGTIVKMGSPAEILPLVEAVPKKRKNDQNTKEKAEGVEQEEEESGSPADLCADDDADLSGAEQKQAGGLAWKVYRIYWLSVGGVLTASILISLLLMQASKNISDWWLSHWISELKNNGSTGRNGSSSAAFSSPQLLLFSPGGLMSPLSSLQTLPSTNLSSDVRFYLTVYGSIAGANTVFTAIRAFLFAYGAVCAATAIHNRLLDRVLKATVTFFDTTPLGRILNRFSSDLYSVDDSLPFTLNILLANIFSLLGMLVVISYGLPWVLVPLLPLALLYHRTQHFYRHTSRELKRLCSLTLSPIYSHFSETLTGLGTIRASHSSARFEEEIARRLEQNQRCLFLSNAAMQWLDIRLQLIGVAVVTGLGVIAVVQHQLDSVDPGLVGLSLSYALSITSLLSGLIFSYTQTEMQLVSVERTEEYSTGLPTESQHQNTQLPPAWPEQCWLEFRNVVLVYREGLPNALDGVSLVVRPGEKVGIVGRTGSGKSTLFLALFRMVELNQGQILLDGLDISTVGLAQLRSRLAIIPQDPFLFSGTIRENLDPCGQHMDQQLLDVLDQCHLSSVVNRMGGLDAEVGEKGKSFSVGQRQLLCLARALLTQAKVLCIDEATASVDQKTDKLLQQTIRAKFQDKTVLTIAHRINTIMDCDRVLVMHAGKVAEFDTPAALCQTDQSIFQRLVGGREQ from the exons atgagagacTTTTGGCCGGCAGCGCTGGTCTCCGGCCTTTGTCACACAGACCAGCAGGACCCTCTCCCCGTATGGCAGGATGGACAGGTCAGCCCCTGTTTTAACCAGCTCGTCCTCGGAGCCCTGCCTCACGCTGGGATGGCTGTTTTCAGTGCCTGCTACCTCGGCGTGGCACG CCTCTTCCAGACGTCTCCTCCCTGCGGTTGGACGCTCAGGTTGGTCTGTGCTCTGATGGCGGCGCTGCTCTTCACTGCAGACGTGATCCTGGTGAgcctcctccagcagggggacaTGTACCTGGACATCCTGGCCGACAGCTGTGCCATCCTGGCCTGGCTGGTTCACTTCAGCGCCATAACGGTGCTCCAGAAGACTGCTTTTAGGAGAACCAGAGGACCCTCTTTGCTGCTCCTGCTGGTTCTTCTGTCTATCCCAAACCTGGTTTTCTctttactgttttactgtaaCAATAAGGAATATTTAAACCTTTCAGATCTTCTCAGATTCATACGGTTTGTGCTCACCTCAGTTCGGACGCTCCCTCTTCTAGTTTATCTTCTAGCATTTGTTTTCCCCTGTATCAGTGATGCTGGATACACTTTGTACATTAACGCTGTGGATGGATCGCCGCTCCTTCCAGAGAGCAGCCAGCTGGATACGGGTGAGATGGTGGCGGAGGACGGGAGCAGCTGCGTCTCTCGGCTCTTCTACCTGTGGCTGACCCCTCTGCTGAGGCGAGGGCAGCGAGGCGAACTCGACAGACCGGCAGATGTTTATCACCTTCCTCGAAAACTGCGCACCAGTGTGATCTGTCGGTACTTCCACCAGTGCTGGGAGGCGTGCCGGAGAGGTGCGGCGGTGCAGAGCGGGCAGGATCAGTGGCCCAGGCCGGTCAGCAGCAGCCTTCTGAACGGCAGCTGGAGTTCACACTACCAGGAGGAACCTCTGGAGCTAGAGGGCGACGTCAGGCTGCTAAGGGTGCTGCACAAGGCATTTGGGCTGCGATATTACCTTCTTGGACTGCTGAAGTTAGTTGTCAACCTGCTGAGCTTTGCAGGTCCGCTTCTCCTCAGCAGTCTGGTTAACTTTATGGAGGAAGAGGGGGCTCCGGTCAGCAGGGGCGTCTGGTGCGCAGTGGGTCTTTTTGCCgccaccctcctctcctccatcctccgtAACATCTTCGTCTTTGAGGTTTCCAAGGTGGCGCTGTCAGCTCGTGCCGCTCTCATTTCAGCCATCTACAGCAAAGCCCTGcgggtcagcagcagcagcctggcCGGCTTCGCTCTTGGGGAGGTGGTGAACTTAATGAGTACGGACAGCGACCGCGTCATGAACTTCTTCAACAGCTTTCACGAACTGTGGACCCTTCCCTTCACCTTCTCCATCACCCTCTACCTGCTGTACCTGCAGGTTGGGGTGGCATTCCTCGGAGGGCTCGGCGTGGCGCTGCTGCTGGTCCCGTTCAACAAGTTCCTGGCCTCCCGTATCCTTAGCAACAACAAACACATGCTCAGGTACAAGGACATCCGGGTCAag CTAATGACAGAAATCCTCTTCGGCATTCGTGTCATCAAGTTTTACAACTGGGAGCCTCACTTCACTCAGAAAGTGGCCGACTGTCGCAAACAGGAGCTGTCTCACCTCAAGGCCCTCAAGTACTATGATGCcatgtgtgtgtacacctgGGCCGCTCTGCCCGTCGTCATCTCCATCCTCACCTTCGTCACCTACGTGCTGCTCGGACACCAGCTGACCGCAGCCAAG GTGTTCACCACGCTGGCTCTGGTGGGGATGTTGATCTTTCCTCTCAACTCGTTCCCCTGGGTGATTAACGGCATCCTGGAGGCCAAAGTGTCTCTGGATCGAATTCAGCGATTCTTCAACCTGACCAACCAGGACCTGCAGGCGTACTACGCCCTCG TGTCTCCTGAAGACAGTCAGACGTCGGTTCTGTTGAATCAGGGAAAGTTTTCTTGGCAGCAGCTCGACgagaacaaagagagagaaactgacTCTGGAGCTGCTAAAGGAAGTCTGCAGCTCCACAACCTCAATCTACACATCACAAAG gGCTCTCTGGTGGTCGTGGTGGGGAAGGTCGGCTGTGGGAAGAGTTCGTTACTGGCTGCTCTCACTGGAGAACTCAACAG GCTCAGCGGAGTGGTGTATGTTGCAGACAGAGAGTGTGGTTTCGGTCTGGCAGCTCAGGAGCCGTGGATCCAGCACGCGTCCGTCCGGGACAACATCCTGTTCGGCAAAGACTATGATCCATCCTTCTACCAGGCCGTGATCGATGCTTGCGCACTCTCAGACGACCTTAAT GTTTTGCCGAATGGTGACAGGACAAAAGTAGGAGAGAACGGAGTGACTCTGAGTGGAGGACAGAAGGCACGAGTGGCCCTCGCCAGAGCTGTTTACATG GACAAAGACATCTACCTCCTCGATGACCCGCTGGCTGCGGTCGACTCAGACGTGGCCGAACACCTCATGCAGAAATGCATCGTTGAACTCCTCAGAGGAAAGACCCGAGTCCTCTGCACGCACCGCGTCGAGTTTGTGGACAAAGCGGACTCTGTGATCCTCATGGAGAACGGGACGATCGTCAAAATGG GCTCACCAGCAGAAATCCTTCCTCTGGTCGAGGCGGTGCCGAAAAAACGGAAGAATGACCAGAACACAAAAGAGAAAG CAGAAGGtgtggagcaggaggaggaggagtcaggCTCACCTGCTGATCTGTGTGCGGACGATGACGCAGACCTCTCGGGGGCGGAGCAGAAACAGGCGGGCGGGCTGGCGTGGAAAGTTTACCGCATCTACTGGCTGTCTGTGGGCGGAGTGCTCACCGCCTCCATCCTGATATCTCTGCTCCTCATGCAAG CCTCTAAGAACATTTCCGACTGGTGGCTCTCACACTGGATCTCAGAGCTGAAAAACAACGGTTCTACTGGGAGGAATGGCTCCTCCTCAGCTGCCTTCAGTTCACCTCAGCTGCTGCTTTTCTCACCTGGAGGCCTGAT gtctCCTCTCTCCTCGCTGCAAACGCTCCCTTCGACCAACTTGAGCTCCGACGTCAGGTTTTATCTGACAGTGTACGGCTCCATCGCTGGAGCCAACACTGTCTTCACCGCCATCCGAGCCTTCCTGTTTGCCTACGGAGCCGTCTGCGCCGCCACAGCCATCCACAACAGACTCCTGGATCGAGTCCTTAAG gCCACAGTGACCTTCTTCGACACCACTCCACTGGGTCGCATACTCAACCGCTTCTCCTCAGACTTGTACAGCGTGGATGACAGTCTGCCGTTCACCCTGAACATCTTACTGGCCAACATCTTCAGCCTGCTGGGCATGCTGGTGGTGATAAGCTACGGCCTGCCCTGGGTCCTAGTGCCCTTGCTTCCTCTGGCTCTGCTCTACCACCGCACTCAGCACTTCTACCGGCACACCTCTCGTGAGCTGAAGCGCTTATGCAGCCTCACCCTGTCGCCCATCTACTCGCACTTCTCCGAGACGCTGACCGGCCTGGGAACCATCCGGGCCAGTCACAGCTCTGCCAG GTTTGAGGAGGAAATCGCCAGGCGTCTGGAGCAGAACCAGCGCTGCTTGTTCCTCAGCAACGCTGCTATGCAGTGGCTGGACATCCGCCTGCAGCTGATTGGTGTCGCTGTGGTGACGGGCCTCGGGGTGATCGCTGTGGTCCAGCACCAGTTGGATTCAGTTGATCCAG GTCTGGTTGGTCTGTCTCTATCCTACGCTCTGTCCATCACATCCCTGCTGTCTGGCCTCATATTCAGCTACACTCAGACAGAGATGCAGCTGGTGAGCGTGGAGCGGACTGAGGAGTACTCTACCGGCCTGCCGACCGAATCGCAGCATCAAAACACTCAG TTGCCCCCGGCGTGGCCTGAGCAGTGCTGGTTGGAGTTCCGTAATGTGGTTTTGGTGTACAGGGAAGGTCTTCCTAATGCTTTGGACGGGGTGAGCCTGGTGGTGCGACCCGGAGAGAAAGTAGGCATTGTGGGGCGAACGGGCTCTGGCAAGTCCACCCTGTTCCTGGCCCTGTTCCGTATGGTGGAGCTCAACCAGGGTCAGATACTCCTGGATGGGCTGGACATCAGCACTGTGGGTCTGGCTCAGCTCAG GTCCAGGTTGGCCATTATTCCTCAGGACCCCTTTCTTTTCAGCGGGACTATCAGGGAGAATCTGGACCCCTGTGGGCAACACATGGATCAGCAGCTGCTGGATGTTCTGGACCAATGCCATCTCAGCTCTGTGGTTAACAGGATGG gtggtTTGGATGCTGAGgtgggagagaaaggaaaatcCTTCTCAGTGGGACAGAGACAGCTGCTGTGTTTGGCCAGAGCTCTGCTGACTCAGGCCAAG GTTCTGTGTATCGATGAAGCGACGGCCAGCGTGGATCAGAAGACGGACAAACTGCTGCAACAGACCATCAGAGCAAAGTTTCAGGACAAAACCGTTCTCACTATCGCTCACag GATCAACACCATCATGGACTGTGACCGGGTGCTGgtgatgcatgctgggaaggtGGCGGAGTTtgacacacctgctgctctctgccaAACCGACCAGTCCATCTTCCAGAGGCTGGTCGGAGGGAGAGAACAGTGa
- the abcc10 gene encoding ATP-binding cassette sub-family C member 10 isoform X4: MRDFWPAALVSGLCHTDQQDPLPVWQDGQVSPCFNQLVLGALPHAGMAVFSACYLGVARLFQTSPPCGWTLRLVCALMAALLFTADVILVSLLQQGDMYLDILADSCAILAWLVHFSAITVLQKTAFRRTRGPSLLLLLVLLSIPNLVFSLLFYCNNKEYLNLSDLLRFIRFVLTSVRTLPLLVYLLAFVFPCISDAGYTLYINAVDGSPLLPESSQLDTGEMVAEDGSSCVSRLFYLWLTPLLRRGQRGELDRPADVYHLPRKLRTSVICRYFHQCWEACRRGAAVQSGQDQWPRPVSSSLLNGSWSSHYQEEPLELEGDVRLLRVLHKAFGLRYYLLGLLKLVVNLLSFAGPLLLSSLVNFMEEEGAPVSRGVWCAVGLFAATLLSSILRNIFVFEVSKVALSARAALISAIYSKALRVSSSSLAGFALGEVVNLMSTDSDRVMNFFNSFHELWTLPFTFSITLYLLYLQVGVAFLGGLGVALLLVPFNKFLASRILSNNKHMLRYKDIRVKLMTEILFGIRVIKFYNWEPHFTQKVADCRKQELSHLKALKYYDAMCVYTWAALPVVISILTFVTYVLLGHQLTAAKVFTTLALVGMLIFPLNSFPWVINGILEAKVSLDRIQRFFNLTNQDLQAYYALVSPEDSQTSVLLNQGKFSWQQLDENKERETDSGAAKGSLQLHNLNLHITKGSLVVVVGKVGCGKSSLLAALTGELNRLSGVVYVADRECGFGLAAQEPWIQHASVRDNILFGKDYDPSFYQAVIDACALSDDLNVLPNGDRTKVGENGVTLSGGQKARVALARAVYMDKDIYLLDDPLAAVDSDVAEHLMQKCIVELLRGKTRVLCTHRVEFVDKADSVILMENGTIVKMGSPAEILPLVEAVPKKRKNDQNTKEKEGVEQEEEESGSPADLCADDDADLSGAEQKQAGGLAWKVYRIYWLSVGGVLTASILISLLLMQASKNISDWWLSHWISELKNNGSTGRNGSSSAAFSSPQLLLFSPGGLMSPLSSLQTLPSTNLSSDVRFYLTVYGSIAGANTVFTAIRAFLFAYGAVCAATAIHNRLLDRVLKATVTFFDTTPLGRILNRFSSDLYSVDDSLPFTLNILLANIFSLLGMLVVISYGLPWVLVPLLPLALLYHRTQHFYRHTSRELKRLCSLTLSPIYSHFSETLTGLGTIRASHSSARFEEEIARRLEQNQRCLFLSNAAMQWLDIRLQLIGVAVVTGLGVIAVVQHQLDSVDPGLVGLSLSYALSITSLLSGLIFSYTQTEMQLVSVERTEEYSTGLPTESQHQNTQLPPAWPEQCWLEFRNVVLVYREGLPNALDGVSLVVRPGEKVGIVGRTGSGKSTLFLALFRMVELNQGQILLDGLDISTVGLAQLRSRLAIIPQDPFLFSGTIRENLDPCGQHMDQQLLDVLDQCHLSSVVNRMGGLDAEVGEKGKSFSVGQRQLLCLARALLTQAKVLCIDEATASVDQKTDKLLQQTIRAKFQDKTVLTIAHRINTIMDCDRVLVMHAGKVAEFDTPAALCQTDQSIFQRLVGGREQ, translated from the exons atgagagacTTTTGGCCGGCAGCGCTGGTCTCCGGCCTTTGTCACACAGACCAGCAGGACCCTCTCCCCGTATGGCAGGATGGACAGGTCAGCCCCTGTTTTAACCAGCTCGTCCTCGGAGCCCTGCCTCACGCTGGGATGGCTGTTTTCAGTGCCTGCTACCTCGGCGTGGCACG CCTCTTCCAGACGTCTCCTCCCTGCGGTTGGACGCTCAGGTTGGTCTGTGCTCTGATGGCGGCGCTGCTCTTCACTGCAGACGTGATCCTGGTGAgcctcctccagcagggggacaTGTACCTGGACATCCTGGCCGACAGCTGTGCCATCCTGGCCTGGCTGGTTCACTTCAGCGCCATAACGGTGCTCCAGAAGACTGCTTTTAGGAGAACCAGAGGACCCTCTTTGCTGCTCCTGCTGGTTCTTCTGTCTATCCCAAACCTGGTTTTCTctttactgttttactgtaaCAATAAGGAATATTTAAACCTTTCAGATCTTCTCAGATTCATACGGTTTGTGCTCACCTCAGTTCGGACGCTCCCTCTTCTAGTTTATCTTCTAGCATTTGTTTTCCCCTGTATCAGTGATGCTGGATACACTTTGTACATTAACGCTGTGGATGGATCGCCGCTCCTTCCAGAGAGCAGCCAGCTGGATACGGGTGAGATGGTGGCGGAGGACGGGAGCAGCTGCGTCTCTCGGCTCTTCTACCTGTGGCTGACCCCTCTGCTGAGGCGAGGGCAGCGAGGCGAACTCGACAGACCGGCAGATGTTTATCACCTTCCTCGAAAACTGCGCACCAGTGTGATCTGTCGGTACTTCCACCAGTGCTGGGAGGCGTGCCGGAGAGGTGCGGCGGTGCAGAGCGGGCAGGATCAGTGGCCCAGGCCGGTCAGCAGCAGCCTTCTGAACGGCAGCTGGAGTTCACACTACCAGGAGGAACCTCTGGAGCTAGAGGGCGACGTCAGGCTGCTAAGGGTGCTGCACAAGGCATTTGGGCTGCGATATTACCTTCTTGGACTGCTGAAGTTAGTTGTCAACCTGCTGAGCTTTGCAGGTCCGCTTCTCCTCAGCAGTCTGGTTAACTTTATGGAGGAAGAGGGGGCTCCGGTCAGCAGGGGCGTCTGGTGCGCAGTGGGTCTTTTTGCCgccaccctcctctcctccatcctccgtAACATCTTCGTCTTTGAGGTTTCCAAGGTGGCGCTGTCAGCTCGTGCCGCTCTCATTTCAGCCATCTACAGCAAAGCCCTGcgggtcagcagcagcagcctggcCGGCTTCGCTCTTGGGGAGGTGGTGAACTTAATGAGTACGGACAGCGACCGCGTCATGAACTTCTTCAACAGCTTTCACGAACTGTGGACCCTTCCCTTCACCTTCTCCATCACCCTCTACCTGCTGTACCTGCAGGTTGGGGTGGCATTCCTCGGAGGGCTCGGCGTGGCGCTGCTGCTGGTCCCGTTCAACAAGTTCCTGGCCTCCCGTATCCTTAGCAACAACAAACACATGCTCAGGTACAAGGACATCCGGGTCAag CTAATGACAGAAATCCTCTTCGGCATTCGTGTCATCAAGTTTTACAACTGGGAGCCTCACTTCACTCAGAAAGTGGCCGACTGTCGCAAACAGGAGCTGTCTCACCTCAAGGCCCTCAAGTACTATGATGCcatgtgtgtgtacacctgGGCCGCTCTGCCCGTCGTCATCTCCATCCTCACCTTCGTCACCTACGTGCTGCTCGGACACCAGCTGACCGCAGCCAAG GTGTTCACCACGCTGGCTCTGGTGGGGATGTTGATCTTTCCTCTCAACTCGTTCCCCTGGGTGATTAACGGCATCCTGGAGGCCAAAGTGTCTCTGGATCGAATTCAGCGATTCTTCAACCTGACCAACCAGGACCTGCAGGCGTACTACGCCCTCG TGTCTCCTGAAGACAGTCAGACGTCGGTTCTGTTGAATCAGGGAAAGTTTTCTTGGCAGCAGCTCGACgagaacaaagagagagaaactgacTCTGGAGCTGCTAAAGGAAGTCTGCAGCTCCACAACCTCAATCTACACATCACAAAG gGCTCTCTGGTGGTCGTGGTGGGGAAGGTCGGCTGTGGGAAGAGTTCGTTACTGGCTGCTCTCACTGGAGAACTCAACAG GCTCAGCGGAGTGGTGTATGTTGCAGACAGAGAGTGTGGTTTCGGTCTGGCAGCTCAGGAGCCGTGGATCCAGCACGCGTCCGTCCGGGACAACATCCTGTTCGGCAAAGACTATGATCCATCCTTCTACCAGGCCGTGATCGATGCTTGCGCACTCTCAGACGACCTTAAT GTTTTGCCGAATGGTGACAGGACAAAAGTAGGAGAGAACGGAGTGACTCTGAGTGGAGGACAGAAGGCACGAGTGGCCCTCGCCAGAGCTGTTTACATG GACAAAGACATCTACCTCCTCGATGACCCGCTGGCTGCGGTCGACTCAGACGTGGCCGAACACCTCATGCAGAAATGCATCGTTGAACTCCTCAGAGGAAAGACCCGAGTCCTCTGCACGCACCGCGTCGAGTTTGTGGACAAAGCGGACTCTGTGATCCTCATGGAGAACGGGACGATCGTCAAAATGG GCTCACCAGCAGAAATCCTTCCTCTGGTCGAGGCGGTGCCGAAAAAACGGAAGAATGACCAGAACACAAAAGAGAAAG AAGGtgtggagcaggaggaggaggagtcaggCTCACCTGCTGATCTGTGTGCGGACGATGACGCAGACCTCTCGGGGGCGGAGCAGAAACAGGCGGGCGGGCTGGCGTGGAAAGTTTACCGCATCTACTGGCTGTCTGTGGGCGGAGTGCTCACCGCCTCCATCCTGATATCTCTGCTCCTCATGCAAG CCTCTAAGAACATTTCCGACTGGTGGCTCTCACACTGGATCTCAGAGCTGAAAAACAACGGTTCTACTGGGAGGAATGGCTCCTCCTCAGCTGCCTTCAGTTCACCTCAGCTGCTGCTTTTCTCACCTGGAGGCCTGAT gtctCCTCTCTCCTCGCTGCAAACGCTCCCTTCGACCAACTTGAGCTCCGACGTCAGGTTTTATCTGACAGTGTACGGCTCCATCGCTGGAGCCAACACTGTCTTCACCGCCATCCGAGCCTTCCTGTTTGCCTACGGAGCCGTCTGCGCCGCCACAGCCATCCACAACAGACTCCTGGATCGAGTCCTTAAG gCCACAGTGACCTTCTTCGACACCACTCCACTGGGTCGCATACTCAACCGCTTCTCCTCAGACTTGTACAGCGTGGATGACAGTCTGCCGTTCACCCTGAACATCTTACTGGCCAACATCTTCAGCCTGCTGGGCATGCTGGTGGTGATAAGCTACGGCCTGCCCTGGGTCCTAGTGCCCTTGCTTCCTCTGGCTCTGCTCTACCACCGCACTCAGCACTTCTACCGGCACACCTCTCGTGAGCTGAAGCGCTTATGCAGCCTCACCCTGTCGCCCATCTACTCGCACTTCTCCGAGACGCTGACCGGCCTGGGAACCATCCGGGCCAGTCACAGCTCTGCCAG GTTTGAGGAGGAAATCGCCAGGCGTCTGGAGCAGAACCAGCGCTGCTTGTTCCTCAGCAACGCTGCTATGCAGTGGCTGGACATCCGCCTGCAGCTGATTGGTGTCGCTGTGGTGACGGGCCTCGGGGTGATCGCTGTGGTCCAGCACCAGTTGGATTCAGTTGATCCAG GTCTGGTTGGTCTGTCTCTATCCTACGCTCTGTCCATCACATCCCTGCTGTCTGGCCTCATATTCAGCTACACTCAGACAGAGATGCAGCTGGTGAGCGTGGAGCGGACTGAGGAGTACTCTACCGGCCTGCCGACCGAATCGCAGCATCAAAACACTCAG TTGCCCCCGGCGTGGCCTGAGCAGTGCTGGTTGGAGTTCCGTAATGTGGTTTTGGTGTACAGGGAAGGTCTTCCTAATGCTTTGGACGGGGTGAGCCTGGTGGTGCGACCCGGAGAGAAAGTAGGCATTGTGGGGCGAACGGGCTCTGGCAAGTCCACCCTGTTCCTGGCCCTGTTCCGTATGGTGGAGCTCAACCAGGGTCAGATACTCCTGGATGGGCTGGACATCAGCACTGTGGGTCTGGCTCAGCTCAG GTCCAGGTTGGCCATTATTCCTCAGGACCCCTTTCTTTTCAGCGGGACTATCAGGGAGAATCTGGACCCCTGTGGGCAACACATGGATCAGCAGCTGCTGGATGTTCTGGACCAATGCCATCTCAGCTCTGTGGTTAACAGGATGG gtggtTTGGATGCTGAGgtgggagagaaaggaaaatcCTTCTCAGTGGGACAGAGACAGCTGCTGTGTTTGGCCAGAGCTCTGCTGACTCAGGCCAAG GTTCTGTGTATCGATGAAGCGACGGCCAGCGTGGATCAGAAGACGGACAAACTGCTGCAACAGACCATCAGAGCAAAGTTTCAGGACAAAACCGTTCTCACTATCGCTCACag GATCAACACCATCATGGACTGTGACCGGGTGCTGgtgatgcatgctgggaaggtGGCGGAGTTtgacacacctgctgctctctgccaAACCGACCAGTCCATCTTCCAGAGGCTGGTCGGAGGGAGAGAACAGTGa